One segment of Ureibacillus thermophilus DNA contains the following:
- the pstB gene encoding phosphate ABC transporter ATP-binding protein PstB encodes MVQTILKNERKTAVVEMKNVVNRYIQVKEKTSVISTNHFHLWYGEHHALKDIHFDVIENEVTAIIGPSGCGKSTFIKALNRMVETIPKVKTKGEIFYRGRNIFDKDYPVEELRTKVGMVFQKPNPFPKSIYDNIAYGPRIHGVKNKKILDEIVEQSLRGAALWDEVKDRLHQNAYGLSGGQQQRLCIARCLAIEPDVILMDEPTSALDPISTIKVEELIQQLKENYTILIVTHNMQQAARISDKTAFFLNGEVVEFDNTARIFSTPRDQRTEDYISGRFG; translated from the coding sequence ATGGTGCAAACGATATTGAAAAATGAAAGAAAAACGGCTGTTGTTGAGATGAAAAACGTTGTGAATCGTTATATCCAAGTAAAAGAAAAAACTTCCGTAATTTCAACAAACCACTTTCATCTTTGGTATGGTGAACATCATGCATTAAAGGATATTCATTTCGATGTGATTGAAAATGAAGTAACGGCCATTATCGGTCCATCGGGCTGCGGGAAATCAACCTTTATTAAAGCGTTAAACCGCATGGTGGAGACTATTCCAAAGGTGAAAACAAAAGGTGAAATTTTCTATCGGGGACGGAATATTTTTGATAAAGATTACCCTGTGGAAGAACTCCGCACAAAAGTAGGAATGGTGTTTCAAAAACCGAATCCCTTTCCAAAATCGATTTATGATAATATCGCCTATGGACCAAGAATCCATGGCGTAAAAAATAAAAAGATACTGGATGAAATCGTTGAACAATCGTTGCGAGGGGCTGCTCTTTGGGACGAGGTGAAGGATCGCCTTCATCAAAACGCCTATGGACTATCAGGCGGGCAGCAGCAGCGGCTTTGCATTGCGCGGTGTTTAGCCATTGAGCCGGATGTAATTCTAATGGATGAACCGACTTCTGCCCTTGATCCAATATCCACAATAAAAGTGGAGGAGTTAATACAACAATTAAAGGAAAATTATACGATTCTTATTGTCACCCACAATATGCAGCAAGCCGCCCGCATTTCAGATAAAACGGCCTTTTTCCTAAATGGAGAAGTCGTGGAATTTGACAATACAGCTCGAATCTTTTCTACTCCCCGCGATCAGCGGACGGAAGACTATATTTCGGGCCGCTTCGGTTAA
- the pstA gene encoding phosphate ABC transporter permease PstA has translation MTKYIDDALVMKRIKTRLRRNQMGKGIFFLAAVFALFILVVLIARMIFQGLGYFDWDFLNNFSSRFPEKAGVKAALVGSVYMMLVVIPTSLIIGVATAIYLEEYARNNRWNNFIRANISNLAGVPSIVFGLLGLTIFVRLFGFGKSILAAGLTMSLLILPVIIVAAQEAIRAVPKEMREASYAMGATKWQTIMHVVLPASVPGILTGSILAFSRAIGETAPLVVIGIPVIVHFLPNGLLSEFTALPLQIYDWAKRPQEEFQNVAASGILVLMIVLILMNSIAVFIRNKFQKRY, from the coding sequence ATGACGAAATATATCGATGATGCACTCGTAATGAAGCGTATAAAAACTCGCTTGAGAAGGAATCAAATGGGGAAAGGAATCTTTTTTCTCGCTGCTGTTTTTGCTTTATTCATCCTTGTCGTGTTAATAGCAAGAATGATTTTTCAAGGATTAGGATATTTTGATTGGGATTTTTTAAATAACTTTTCCTCCCGTTTTCCTGAAAAAGCCGGGGTGAAAGCGGCTTTAGTGGGTTCCGTTTATATGATGCTTGTCGTAATCCCAACATCGTTAATTATCGGTGTGGCAACAGCCATATATTTGGAAGAATATGCAAGAAACAATCGTTGGAATAATTTTATTCGCGCCAATATTTCCAACTTGGCAGGAGTACCGTCCATCGTTTTTGGTTTACTTGGCCTAACGATTTTTGTGCGTCTGTTCGGATTCGGAAAAAGCATTTTAGCTGCCGGGTTGACGATGAGCCTTTTAATTTTGCCTGTCATCATAGTAGCAGCTCAAGAGGCCATTCGAGCAGTTCCAAAAGAGATGCGGGAAGCTTCCTATGCAATGGGGGCAACAAAATGGCAAACGATCATGCACGTAGTATTGCCAGCTAGCGTACCGGGAATTTTGACGGGAAGCATTCTGGCATTTTCCCGTGCCATTGGGGAAACGGCGCCGCTTGTTGTAATTGGGATTCCAGTGATTGTGCATTTCTTGCCGAATGGGCTGCTGAGTGAGTTTACGGCTTTGCCCCTTCAAATTTACGATTGGGCAAAACGTCCTCAAGAAGAATTCCAAAATGTTGCGGCATCAGGCATACTCGTGTTGATGATTGTTCTTATATTGATGAACTCTATTGCCGTGTTTATTCGAAATAAATTTCAAAAACGTTACTAA
- the pstC gene encoding phosphate ABC transporter permease subunit PstC, whose translation MPQRIRKGQSIQQWIGESRKRNVRDKSMPILLMIASLISVMATLGIVSTLIIETFEFFQRVSIFEYLFGTEWYPFSSGNPTFGVLPLLMGTLKVTFIAICVAVPLGLAAAIYLSEYATERTRRIMKPILEVLSGVPTIVYGFFALTFVTPILQIFIPSLKLFNALSPGIVVGIMILPSIISLSEDAMNAVPNSIREGALALGATKLEVSLKVVIPAALSGIVASIVLAISRAIGETMIVSLAGGATPTFDMNITGSIQTMTAYIVQVSSGDAGFGTTIYYSMFAVGFTLFVFTLLMNVVAHTISKRFREEY comes from the coding sequence ATGCCTCAAAGGATTAGAAAAGGCCAATCGATTCAACAATGGATTGGGGAATCTCGGAAAAGAAACGTACGGGATAAAAGCATGCCCATCTTATTAATGATAGCATCACTTATTTCGGTCATGGCCACACTGGGCATTGTAAGCACACTCATCATTGAAACATTTGAATTTTTTCAAAGAGTTTCCATCTTCGAGTATCTGTTTGGAACTGAATGGTATCCATTTTCAAGCGGCAATCCAACTTTCGGCGTATTGCCGCTTTTGATGGGCACTTTAAAAGTAACGTTCATTGCCATATGCGTCGCCGTTCCTCTCGGTTTAGCAGCGGCTATTTACTTAAGCGAATATGCTACAGAGCGCACACGGAGAATCATGAAACCCATCTTGGAGGTGCTTTCCGGAGTGCCGACCATTGTCTATGGTTTCTTTGCTTTGACGTTTGTTACACCCATTTTGCAAATATTCATTCCATCGTTGAAATTATTCAACGCCCTTAGTCCGGGGATTGTAGTGGGGATCATGATTCTTCCAAGCATCATCTCTTTATCTGAAGATGCCATGAATGCTGTGCCAAACAGCATTCGTGAAGGTGCTCTTGCCCTTGGAGCAACAAAGCTGGAAGTTTCTTTAAAAGTCGTTATCCCGGCAGCGTTATCGGGCATCGTTGCATCAATTGTGTTGGCCATTTCTAGGGCAATCGGCGAAACAATGATTGTTTCCCTTGCCGGTGGTGCAACGCCAACCTTTGATATGAATATTACCGGCTCCATCCAAACGATGACGGCTTATATTGTGCAAGTTTCTTCCGGAGATGCAGGCTTTGGCACAACTATTTACTATTCTATGTTTGCAGTAGGATTTACGCTGTTTGTATTCACTTTACTAATGAATGTTGTTGCACATACCATTTCAAAACGCTTCAGGGAGGAATATTAA
- a CDS encoding PstS family phosphate ABC transporter substrate-binding protein, producing MKTWKYVSITVLLGSALFLGACGEETNEGATSGKASQQQTEDAQLTGTVAGDGSSTVAPIMEAMVEEYAHVQPNVQISVGVSGTGGGFEKFIAGETDFTNASRDAKEEEITALKNAGIEYTKFEIAYDGITVVIHPENDWALDLTMDQLKKIWVEDGTEKKWSDIDPSWPDEKIIYYAPGTDSGTFDYFDEVILEGEDLVRSAQLSEDDNVIVQGVASDRYAIGFFGYAYYLENKDKLKAVSVNGVEPTNQTIENGEYTPLSRPLFVFVNNGKIKENEVFYDFMKFTLENAGDMAEAVGYVRLPDEKYDEALKILDQIN from the coding sequence ATGAAAACATGGAAGTATGTATCAATAACAGTTTTACTGGGTTCTGCATTATTTCTTGGAGCATGTGGAGAAGAAACGAATGAAGGAGCAACAAGCGGCAAAGCATCACAACAGCAAACGGAAGATGCTCAATTGACAGGTACAGTTGCTGGAGATGGTTCGTCTACGGTGGCGCCCATAATGGAAGCAATGGTGGAAGAGTATGCTCATGTTCAACCAAATGTACAAATTTCTGTTGGCGTTTCAGGAACTGGCGGCGGCTTTGAAAAATTCATCGCCGGCGAAACGGATTTCACGAACGCTTCAAGGGATGCCAAGGAGGAAGAAATAACAGCTTTAAAAAACGCGGGCATAGAGTATACAAAATTCGAAATCGCTTATGATGGGATCACGGTTGTTATTCATCCTGAAAACGATTGGGCTCTCGATTTGACGATGGACCAATTGAAAAAAATTTGGGTGGAGGATGGAACGGAGAAAAAATGGTCGGATATTGACCCTTCTTGGCCAGATGAAAAAATCATTTACTATGCACCAGGAACAGACTCCGGCACCTTTGACTATTTTGACGAAGTGATATTGGAAGGGGAGGATTTAGTTCGCTCTGCCCAATTATCTGAAGATGATAATGTCATCGTACAAGGAGTAGCATCCGATCGATATGCAATTGGCTTCTTCGGTTACGCTTATTACTTAGAAAATAAGGATAAATTAAAAGCTGTCAGCGTCAATGGGGTAGAACCAACAAATCAAACGATTGAAAATGGGGAATATACCCCTCTTTCCCGCCCGTTATTCGTATTTGTCAATAATGGGAAAATTAAAGAAAATGAAGTATTTTATGACTTTATGAAATTTACGTTAGAAAATGCAGGGGATATGGCGGAAGCTGTAGGCTATGTGCGCCTGCCGGATGAGAAATATGATGAAGCATTAAAGATATTGGATCAAATCAACTAA
- a CDS encoding peptidoglycan D,D-transpeptidase FtsI family protein yields the protein MRKLKKSSSKGDSRTNLSFRMNVLFISIFILFSILILRLGYLQIVKGEEYVLEVQRTEEVSVNTSSPRGRIYDRYGRILVDNEPQNAITYTKFPTTTQEEMIEVAEKLAKLIEQPTNRVTLRDKKDFWIMKNKEKAYAKVSKNEEKQIKAKYEDEKEAQMEIDRLVRERITDEELAELSDFDLEVLAIYREMASGYNLSPQIIKSENVTAEEFARVSERLFDLPGVNTTTDWKRVKLSSLAILGRTTVPSKGIPKSQLNYYLARDYSRNDRVGESYFESQYEELLQGRKSVVKNVTNRKGEVVDTITTFKGEPGKDLVTTIDIELQAAAEKIVEEKLLQAKSAGGSSLLDRAFYIMMNPHTGEILAMVGKKIERDPETGKQIIVDYSYGTFTTAYEVGSTIKAATLLTGYREGVIKPGTVLVDQPIKLASTDPKSSIFNRGGRIPMNDLTALERSSNSYMFQVALKLAGLEYRYNMGLQIKDDTLLRMRNGYAEFGLGVNTGIDLPNEFSGFKGEMDTPGKILDLAIGQFDTYTPLQLVQYISTIANGGYRVQPRLLKEVREPSKDGKTLGPLIEEVQPKILNRISNTDEEINHVKKGLRRVYIGNQGTARSVFGNTPYTAAGKTGTAEVVYYGPIREKWRTHTITLTHVGFAPYENPEVAYAVVIPWVTTSNSYTSYNNQIAREVLDVYFELKNKYANSKISDQTVNKEILPSTTDEKIDEDTEEQMVNE from the coding sequence ATGAGGAAGCTAAAGAAATCTAGCAGCAAGGGAGATTCTCGTACGAACCTTTCATTTCGAATGAACGTTCTGTTTATTTCGATTTTTATTTTATTCTCGATTTTAATACTGCGCTTAGGCTATTTGCAAATTGTAAAAGGGGAAGAATATGTTCTGGAAGTGCAACGGACAGAAGAAGTATCGGTAAATACGAGTTCTCCACGTGGAAGAATTTACGATCGGTACGGAAGAATTTTAGTCGATAATGAACCTCAAAACGCCATTACCTATACAAAATTTCCAACTACAACTCAAGAAGAAATGATTGAAGTGGCTGAAAAATTAGCCAAGTTGATTGAACAGCCGACTAATCGGGTAACCCTTCGCGATAAAAAAGATTTCTGGATTATGAAAAATAAAGAAAAAGCTTATGCGAAAGTCTCTAAAAATGAAGAAAAGCAAATAAAAGCAAAATATGAAGACGAGAAAGAGGCACAAATGGAAATTGACCGGTTAGTGCGAGAGAGAATTACCGATGAAGAATTGGCCGAGCTTTCGGATTTTGATTTGGAAGTGTTGGCGATTTATCGTGAAATGGCATCGGGTTATAATTTATCTCCACAAATTATTAAAAGTGAAAATGTGACGGCTGAAGAATTTGCCCGCGTTTCTGAACGGCTGTTTGATTTGCCGGGCGTCAATACGACAACCGATTGGAAAAGGGTGAAATTAAGTTCGCTCGCGATTTTAGGCAGAACAACCGTTCCAAGCAAAGGTATACCGAAATCTCAATTAAATTATTACTTAGCCCGCGATTATTCCCGAAACGACCGGGTTGGGGAAAGTTACTTTGAATCGCAATATGAGGAGTTGCTGCAAGGAAGAAAATCGGTTGTGAAAAACGTGACAAATCGAAAAGGCGAAGTGGTGGACACCATCACTACCTTTAAAGGGGAACCGGGCAAAGATTTAGTGACAACTATCGATATTGAATTGCAGGCAGCGGCAGAAAAAATTGTAGAAGAAAAATTGCTTCAAGCGAAATCGGCTGGCGGTTCTTCACTCCTAGATCGCGCCTTCTATATTATGATGAATCCACATACTGGGGAAATTCTTGCGATGGTGGGCAAAAAAATCGAGAGGGATCCTGAAACTGGAAAACAAATCATTGTGGATTATTCTTATGGAACCTTTACGACGGCTTATGAAGTAGGGTCTACAATAAAAGCTGCCACTTTATTGACGGGTTATAGAGAAGGCGTTATTAAGCCTGGAACGGTGTTAGTGGACCAGCCAATTAAACTGGCAAGTACAGATCCGAAAAGTTCCATCTTCAACCGTGGTGGACGCATCCCAATGAATGATTTAACTGCCCTGGAGCGTTCATCCAACTCTTATATGTTCCAAGTAGCATTAAAACTTGCTGGATTGGAATACCGCTATAATATGGGATTGCAAATTAAAGATGATACTTTGCTGAGAATGAGAAATGGATATGCAGAATTCGGATTAGGCGTCAACACGGGAATTGACTTGCCGAATGAGTTTTCTGGATTCAAAGGTGAAATGGATACACCAGGTAAAATTTTAGACTTGGCAATCGGACAATTTGATACGTACACACCGTTGCAGCTCGTTCAATATATTTCGACGATTGCAAACGGCGGTTATCGCGTGCAGCCAAGACTGTTAAAAGAAGTGCGTGAGCCATCAAAAGATGGAAAAACATTAGGTCCGCTGATTGAAGAAGTTCAGCCAAAAATTTTAAACCGAATATCCAATACGGACGAAGAAATTAATCATGTCAAAAAAGGCTTGCGCCGAGTTTATATCGGCAACCAAGGTACAGCCCGCTCTGTGTTTGGCAATACGCCATATACAGCAGCAGGGAAAACTGGTACTGCGGAAGTTGTATACTACGGTCCGATCCGCGAAAAATGGAGAACGCATACTATTACGTTAACCCATGTAGGATTTGCGCCATATGAAAACCCAGAAGTTGCCTATGCCGTCGTTATTCCATGGGTGACAACAAGCAATAGTTATACTTCCTACAATAACCAAATTGCCCGTGAAGTTTTGGATGTCTACTTTGAATTAAAAAATAAATATGCCAATAGCAAAATTTCCGATCAAACAGTCAATAAAGAAATTTTACCTTCCACAACAGATGAAAAAATTGATGAAGATACGGAAGAACAAATGGTCAATGAATAA
- a CDS encoding ISL3 family transposase: MSHHYSIRNLLNIKDKNITFDENFCAEELIKGVQSKVFYGQLTYQPKACYACGHVFDDQIIKHGFKTSLIKMPSISGFHTYLKLRKQRYFCKHCHSTFTLKTSVVAKNCCISNNTKVSIALNAKDKISEKDIAMKHNVSHATVSRVIDSFYSYYQPNVHYLPKHLCFDEFKSVKSAAGAMSFIFCDSETGEIVDIVEDRRLHVLKEYFLRYSKKARDAVKTIVIDMYSPYISLIQEVFPKAEIILDKFHILQLFSRALNKTRINVMNRDKKNYNKLKKYWKLLLKDQTKLDYKNYKYHRCFKKHMCEVEILHYLIDLDSELKASYELYQYVRHCIKTKDFELLKKTLENKQNIVSSYMKTAIKTINKYINYMENTLKYDYSNGILEGINNKIKVIKRISFGYRSFYHFRNRIFITQNLAKIKTA; the protein is encoded by the coding sequence ATGTCTCATCATTATTCTATACGTAATTTATTAAATATTAAAGATAAAAATATCACATTTGATGAAAATTTTTGTGCAGAAGAACTCATTAAAGGGGTCCAATCAAAAGTCTTTTATGGCCAATTAACTTACCAACCAAAAGCGTGCTATGCTTGTGGACATGTCTTTGATGATCAAATCATTAAACACGGTTTTAAAACGTCTCTCATTAAAATGCCTAGCATTTCAGGTTTTCATACCTACTTAAAATTGCGTAAACAGCGTTATTTCTGTAAACATTGTCATTCCACGTTTACTTTAAAAACGAGCGTCGTGGCTAAAAACTGTTGTATTTCCAACAATACTAAAGTATCGATTGCTTTAAACGCCAAAGATAAAATCTCCGAAAAAGATATTGCGATGAAACATAATGTTTCTCATGCCACTGTCAGTCGAGTCATTGACAGCTTTTATAGCTACTATCAACCAAATGTTCACTACCTTCCAAAGCATTTGTGTTTTGATGAGTTTAAATCAGTGAAATCCGCAGCTGGAGCGATGTCCTTTATTTTCTGTGACTCTGAAACGGGGGAGATTGTGGATATCGTGGAGGACCGAAGATTACATGTCCTCAAAGAGTATTTCTTACGGTATTCCAAGAAGGCGAGAGATGCGGTAAAAACGATTGTCATCGATATGTACAGCCCTTATATTTCCTTAATCCAAGAAGTTTTCCCTAAGGCGGAAATCATACTCGACAAATTCCATATCCTCCAACTATTTAGCAGAGCTTTAAACAAAACGCGCATCAACGTCATGAATCGGGATAAAAAGAATTACAATAAATTGAAAAAATACTGGAAGCTCCTTCTGAAAGATCAAACAAAACTTGATTATAAGAACTATAAATATCATCGTTGCTTTAAAAAGCATATGTGTGAGGTGGAGATTCTCCACTATCTCATTGATTTAGATTCTGAATTAAAAGCGTCCTATGAGTTATACCAATACGTTCGCCATTGCATCAAAACCAAAGACTTTGAGCTCCTAAAGAAAACATTAGAGAATAAACAAAATATCGTTTCCAGCTATATGAAAACCGCCATCAAGACAATCAACAAATACATCAATTACATGGAGAATACGTTGAAATATGATTATAGCAACGGCATTTTAGAGGGGATTAATAACAAAATCAAAGTGATTAAACGCATTTCTTTCGGTTATCGATCCTTCTATCACTTTAGAAACCGAATATTCATTACCCAAAACTTAGCGAAAATAAAAACCGCTTAG